GGATTGGCCGGGCCGCACGGAGGGGTTGAGCGATCGTGAATCCGAGGTGTTGGCTTTGATCACCCAGGGTAAGAGCAACGCCGACGTCGCTCGGCTGACGTATCTGAGTCCCAATACGGTCAAGTCCTACATCCGCAGTATCTATCGCAAGATCAACGTGGGCAGCCGCACCCAGGCGGTGCTGTGGGGAGTTCGGCACGGTTTTACCCCCGACCACCATCGCATCGACCATTGGAAGGGCGGGCCGTGACGACATCTAGCCCGTTGGCCCACTCGTTTGGTGGCTAAGGGATCGGGTACGCACTGATCCCGCCGCTGGCAGCGAGCAACCTGCAACAATCGCGTCATGTCTGGTGCCGCTACTGACTCCATACCCACCCGTGACGGCCGCGAGGGCGATTTGGCGTCGGGACTCGATGGTCTGGACATTCTGGATGACACCGCGTTTGACGCACTGACCGTTCTGAGCCGGGCGCTGCACCTGCGCGAGGCGGACCTGGAGGACACGCTGCGCGCCGTGTTGGAGTCGGCTACCACGGTGATGCCCGCCGCCGGGCATGCCGGACTTAACCTGTACGTCAAGGGGCGTTTCACTCCGCAGGCCACGGTCGGTTCGGCGCCGCCCGCGCTCGACGACCTTCAGAAGCGCACCGGCGAGGGCCCGTGCATCGAATCCTCCCGTAGCCAGGTCACCGTCAATATTGATGACCTGCAGGCAGATTCGCGCTGGCCGGCGTTCTCGGCCGCGGCGATCTCTCAGGGTGTGCACTCCATGTTGTGCCTGCCGCTGTGGGTGACCGACGAGATGCTGGGCTCGCTGAGCCTGTACGGGACCGCGCCGCGCGCCTTTCGTGACTCGGATCGCCGGCTGGCCGAGCTGTATGCCACCCACGCGGCGCTGGCGCTGTCCGCCGCGCAACGAACCGACCAGCTGCGACGGGCGATGGCCAGTCGCGACGTGATTGGGCAGGCGAAGGGCATCTTGATGGAGCGTCACCGCGTCACAGCCGACCAAGCCTTCCTGCTGCTCAAGACGCAGTCGCAGCGAGTCAATCGCAAATTGGTCGAGGTCGCCGAGACGGTGGCCGCGACCGGGGTGCTGCCTGACGCCTGAGACGGCGGCGTCGAAATCGACGTCAAAGACCAGCGCATCCGCATTCCCGGGCCGTGCCCGTGAGCCACGCCTCGTTTTCAAACGGTGTCAGCCGGGTAAATGTCGGTGCTTCTCTTCAGCACACGAGGTGAAAGGACCGAACATGGGTGACAGTGGACCCGAGGAAGCCGTCAAGGGCATCGTCGAGGACGTCAAAGGTAAGGCCAAAGAGGTCGCGGGAATCGTGACCGACAACGCGGACCTGCGCGAAGAGGGTCGCGCGCAGCAGGACAAGGCCGAAGCCGCGCGTGACGTCGCCAAGAAAGAGGCTGAGGCCGATGCCGCCCGCGCCGCCGAGAAGGCTGCGGAAGCCCGCCAAAAGGCCGCTGAGTAGGGACAATCCGAGCGGCCGCGCCGACAACGGTGTCGCGTGGCCGCTCGGCTATCTCCGCACACGGTCACACGATTATCTGGGAGGGCCGCTGTGCCGATAAATACGCTGGACTCGTCCAGCCGCTTTGCCGTACTGCGCCGGCACGAGAACGACGTCCTCATCGTCTCGGTCCGCGGCGGCCTCGATGAGGTCACCGCGCCGTCGCTGGCCACCCAACTCGACGAGTCGATGATCCACCAGCCCCGGGTGTTGATCGTCGACCTGACCGCGGTGCACTTCATGTCCACCTCGGGCATCAGCCTGCTTGTCGAAATGCAGCGTCTGACGCGGTCGACCTCGGCGACGCTGCGGGTAGTCGCAGATGGCCCGGCCACCAGCCGACCGATGCATTTGTTGGGCGTCGAGCGATTGATCGAGCTGTATCCCAGTATGCGAGAGGCCATCTGCGGACACCGCGACGGCGAGGCCCGCCTCTGACACTCGTTGCGTTATCGAAGCCGCGCCTCGGGCGGCTCACAACGCGAGTACCGCCGGCACGCCCGCGACTACAGACTTGCGGGATCTGAAGCCGTTGAGCACACAGCGGCGGCCGAATGTGGCATTGCAGAACACCCGCGGGCACCGTCCTCTGCCAGCTGGTTAGCGGCCCATTCTGTCGGCAATCGCCGCCCAATCCGCCCTCACGCTTAGACCCCACCCGGATCGGGTAACTACCCATTGTCGTAGAGCGACACGCCAGAACCGCGGTTGACCCTGCGACAGTCCCGGAGTTGACGTGCGGATGACCGCGCGTGTGCGCTGCACACCGCGACCGGTTGCTTGTCGGCAGCAATACCGTTGTCGCAACGAAGTTTTGGCGTCGAATCACGCGACCGCGCATGGTCGCCCACGGCGCAGACCGCGTACCGGCGTCGACCCCTCTCGTGACGGGAGGACGCATCCCCGATGATCGACATCTCGCCCAGTGGCCACACGGCGATCTCAGATACCCATGGTCGTCCGCACGTCGACGAAGAGCTCGCAGAGTGGTTGCGGCGGAACACATTACAGCACGGCGTCGTCTCGCTGACATCGACGCTATCAGCAGCAACCGCGCTGTCGGAGCGGAATATTCGTCCCGGAGGTGGACGGACCTACGCCTACCTGTCGGCGCTGGTGACGGCGGGTTTCGTCGACGCCACCGTCGCGCGTGTCATCGAACCGCACCTCGATGCGCACGCCATCCTGCATCAGGCGGGCCTTTCCGCGCTGATCCCCAGAATCGATGCCGACGAAGCTGCGACCTGGGGAGTGTTCGCCGCGAACGCGGCTGGACATCACCTCGAGGCGCACCGCGACGACCTCGGGTGGACGCTCAGCGGCACCAAACCCTGGTGCTCACTGGCACAGTCGCTATCCCACGCCGTCATCACCGCAGACCTACCCGGCGGAGGCTCCGGCGCGTTCGCCGTCCGACTGGACCGGGAAAGCGTCACGCCGCTTCCGGCTCGGTGGGTTTCGCGTGGGCTGTCCGAGGTGGTCAGCACCGGCATCCGGATTGACGGGCTGCCTGCGATTCAGGTCGGTGACGCCGGGTGGTACCTCACCCGCCCCGGCTTCAGCTGGGGCGCCATCGGGGTCGCCGCGGTGTGGTTCGGCATCGCGCTGGGTCTCTACGACCACATGTGTCAACAGGTTGACCGGCGCCCGCCTGATCAACTCGCGCTGGCAGACATGGGAACCGTCGACTACGACCTCTTTGCGGCGCAGCTCAGCCTGCACCACGCAGCGGACGAGATCGATGCCGGCCGAGCGGTCGGCGATAAGGGCGACATCCTCGCTCTTCGGGTGCGCGCCGTCGTCGCGCGGATGGTGCACAACGTCCTTACCGTCGTCGGTGCGGCGCTCGGACCTGGGCCGCTGACCCAGGATGAGGAGTACGCCCGGCGTACGGCCGATCTCACCGTGTACGTCCGGCAACATCACGGCGAGCGTGACTTGGTACGCCTGGCCGAGCTACTGCGGAGCACACCGTGCTGACCGGCGTTGACAGAACGTTCTCGCATCGAGACCCTGGCACCGCGGAATCCACCTGG
The sequence above is a segment of the Candidatus Mycobacterium wuenschmannii genome. Coding sequences within it:
- a CDS encoding GAF and ANTAR domain-containing protein; this encodes MSGAATDSIPTRDGREGDLASGLDGLDILDDTAFDALTVLSRALHLREADLEDTLRAVLESATTVMPAAGHAGLNLYVKGRFTPQATVGSAPPALDDLQKRTGEGPCIESSRSQVTVNIDDLQADSRWPAFSAAAISQGVHSMLCLPLWVTDEMLGSLSLYGTAPRAFRDSDRRLAELYATHAALALSAAQRTDQLRRAMASRDVIGQAKGILMERHRVTADQAFLLLKTQSQRVNRKLVEVAETVAATGVLPDA
- the mbp1 gene encoding microaggregate-binding protein 1 yields the protein MGDSGPEEAVKGIVEDVKGKAKEVAGIVTDNADLREEGRAQQDKAEAARDVAKKEAEADAARAAEKAAEARQKAAE
- a CDS encoding STAS domain-containing protein encodes the protein MPINTLDSSSRFAVLRRHENDVLIVSVRGGLDEVTAPSLATQLDESMIHQPRVLIVDLTAVHFMSTSGISLLVEMQRLTRSTSATLRVVADGPATSRPMHLLGVERLIELYPSMREAICGHRDGEARL
- a CDS encoding acyl-CoA dehydrogenase family protein, producing the protein MIDISPSGHTAISDTHGRPHVDEELAEWLRRNTLQHGVVSLTSTLSAATALSERNIRPGGGRTYAYLSALVTAGFVDATVARVIEPHLDAHAILHQAGLSALIPRIDADEAATWGVFAANAAGHHLEAHRDDLGWTLSGTKPWCSLAQSLSHAVITADLPGGGSGAFAVRLDRESVTPLPARWVSRGLSEVVSTGIRIDGLPAIQVGDAGWYLTRPGFSWGAIGVAAVWFGIALGLYDHMCQQVDRRPPDQLALADMGTVDYDLFAAQLSLHHAADEIDAGRAVGDKGDILALRVRAVVARMVHNVLTVVGAALGPGPLTQDEEYARRTADLTVYVRQHHGERDLVRLAELLRSTPC